In Alteromonas naphthalenivorans, one DNA window encodes the following:
- a CDS encoding type II toxin-antitoxin system RelE family toxin: MTYELEFDPRALKEWRKLGAIVREQFKKKLSEVLEQPRVEANRLRELPDCYKIKLRQVGYRLIYQVHDEKVSILVVAIGKRDKSEVYKDAGKRV; the protein is encoded by the coding sequence ATGACCTATGAGTTAGAATTTGATCCTCGTGCGCTTAAAGAGTGGCGTAAGTTAGGCGCTATCGTTCGTGAACAGTTTAAAAAGAAGTTAAGCGAAGTACTGGAACAACCAAGAGTTGAAGCTAACCGGTTAAGAGAGCTTCCTGACTGCTACAAGATTAAATTGCGTCAAGTTGGATACCGGTTAATATACCAAGTGCATGATGAAAAAGTGTCTATCCTTGTTGTGGCGATAGGCAAAAGAGATAAATCAGAAGTGTATAAAGATGCAGGGAAACGAGTTTAA
- a CDS encoding type II toxin-antitoxin system RelB/DinJ family antitoxin, with translation MGTINIRVNDELKARSFAALEKLGVTPSELVRQTLEYVAQREKLPFKSVPLTSEDEVLIAVAQARLADPEAGVKVSLDDL, from the coding sequence ATGGGCACGATTAATATTCGGGTTAATGATGAGTTAAAAGCACGCTCTTTTGCCGCATTAGAGAAGCTTGGTGTAACCCCGTCTGAGTTGGTAAGACAAACTTTGGAGTATGTAGCACAAAGAGAAAAGCTACCGTTCAAATCAGTGCCGTTAACAAGTGAAGATGAAGTGCTGATTGCTGTGGCACAAGCCCGTTTAGCTGATCCAGAAGCTGGAGTAAAGGTCTCGCTAGATGACCTATGA